In Lagopus muta isolate bLagMut1 chromosome 6, bLagMut1 primary, whole genome shotgun sequence, one DNA window encodes the following:
- the CLMN gene encoding calmin, translating into MAGQEWDWFQREELIGHISDIRVQNLQVERENVQKRTFTRWINLHLGKCKPPLKVRDLFMDIQDGKILMALLEVLSGQKLMHEYKSSSHRIFRLNNIAKALKFLEDSNVKLVSIDAAEIADGNSSLVLGLIWNIILFFQIKELTGNLNRNSSSSSLSSGPSGPESDTSYPSTPNVERSMSVTVKDQRKAIRALLFWVQRKTRKYGVAVQDFASSWRSGLAFLAIIKAIDSTLVDMKHALEKSARENLEDAFSIAQNKLGVPRLLEPEDIMVESPDEQSIVTYVAQFLEHFPELEGEDFTDPEKELPIESTYVHIKDTPSEKESKILILRESDKNMYTVNHERSHPAPPKVHIHDTPERILSETVPEACNGKLNQVLDDSQEISEDEPQRPTSLKITGSVSYESNSSWEVLSDKLVPGDSGISDDALKQSDDLSPAVLTDQKNSVDSFEDYSEELTKETYTEYDNETKSLSANTSSLSPLSWTSGILTDESINRVEESNSQNSIILPEVTSKQEDTHKYVLHLLNEEVLKQPENERTKQSPVLETTENNHCSLNGSNLKSQEISTLLETSDDSLSDGPNNEEDSDSCDEDESSAEVLLSSSKVSVIPHDLFYYPHYNVPISAVLDAYVEPCLERYDTENDKSFSETVTDILHEKGIPAQGYKEDDPEPGLGNNDDVPSLEMGTENGEEETVDINSHSSSFYEKELPLLIGEIEIEIDSQKATGNEDSIILQHPEAIGDNLDDFATVGIRLEESSNGQEKKENMMEAEDLQISEVGHTALLDDKLEEIANSQELTRTCGNDSNIFLRKRFPDSSEMETSGKKDQKMTEMGENLLITGMKKDMETHEIAAPPCQTPSIEQSELFYFIIFLWVLVYCLLVLPQLFSFKV; encoded by the exons TGGAGCGGGAAAATGTGCAGAAGAGGACCTTTACAAGATGGATAAACCTACATTTGGGAAAG TGCAAACCTCCTCTGAAAGTGAGAGATTTGTTTATGGATATACAAGATGGGAAAATCTTGATGGCACTACTGGAAGTCCTGTCAGGACAAAAACTG ATGCATGAATACAAATCTTCAAGCCATCGCATTTTTCGTTTAAACAACATAGCCAAAGCACTTAAGTTCCTGGAGGACAGCAAT GTAAAGCTTGTTAGCATTGATGCAGCAGAAATAGCAGATGGAAATTCCTCTCTGGTACTTGGACTAATATGGAATATAATATTGTTTTTTCAG ATTAAAGAGCTGACAGGCAACCTCAACAGGAACTCCTCCTCATCCAGTCTCTCTTCTGGACCCAGCGGGCCAGAGTCGGACACATCATACCCCAGCACTCCTAACGTAGAAAGAAGCATGTCTGTCACAGTGAAGGATCAGCGAAAAGCCATCAGAGCCCTTTTATTCTGGGTTCAGAGGAAAACCAGAAA ATATGGTGTTGCAGTTCAGGACTTtgccagcagctggaggagcgGCCTTGCCTTCTTAGCTATCATAAAAGCAATAGACTCCACTTTGGTAGACATGAAGCATGCATTGGAAAAATCAGCACGAGAAAACTTGGAGGATGCTTTTAGCATTGCTCAAAACAAGCTGGGTGTTCCTAGGCTTCTAGAGCCAGAAG ATATAATGGTGGAATCCCCTGATGAGCAGTCCATTGTGACCTATGTGGCCCAGTTCCTTGAACATTTCCCAGAGCTGGAGGGA GAAGACTTTACAGACCCTGAGAAGGAGCTTCCAATTGAATCTACGTATGTTCACATCAAAGACACgccttcagaaaaggaaagcaaaatcttGATTTTAAGGGAAAGTGACAAAAATATGTACACTGTTAATCATGAAAGGAGTCACCCCGCTCCTCCAAAGGTTCATATTCATGACACCCCTGAGAGAATTCTGTCAGAAACTGTTCCTGAAGCATGTAATGGCAAATTGAATCAAGTGTTAGACGATTCTCAGGAAATCTCTGAAGATGAGCCACAAAGGCCAACTTCACTGAAAATTACAGGATCTGTCAGTTATGAATCAAATTCCTCCTGGGAAGTTCTTAGTGATAAGTTGGTGCCAGGTGATAGTGGCATATCTGATGATGCACTGAAACAGAGTGATGACCTTTCTCCAGCTGTTCTGACTGATCAGAAAAATTCCGTTGACTCTTTTGAAGACTATTCTGAAGAATTAACAAAAGAAACCTATACTGAATACGACAATGAAACAAAGAGCCTTTCAGCCAATACTTCTTCTTTAAGTCCATTGTCTTGGACTTCAGGTATACTTACAGATGAATCTATAAATAGAGTAGAAGAGAGCAATTCCcaaaattcaattattttacCAGAAGTTACTTCTAAACAAGAAGATACACATAAGTATGTTCTTCACCTTCTAAATGAGGAAGTGCTGAAACAGCCAGAAAATGAACGTACAAAGCAATCACCTGTTCTGGAGACAACAGAAAATAACCATTGTTCATTGAATGGTTCTAATCTCAAAAGCCAAGAAATATCTACGCTGCTAGAAACATCTGATGACTCTCTCTCAGATGGACCCAATAATGAAGAAGACTCAGACAGTTGTGATGAAGATGAGTCTTCAGCAGAAGTGCTACTCAGTTCTTCGAAAGTGTCTGTAATACCCCATGATCTGTTCTATTATCCACATTATAACGTTCCCATATCAGCGGTTTTGGATGCTTATGTTGAGCCTTGTCTTGAAAGATATGATACTGAAAATGACAaatctttttctgaaacagtaaCAGATATTTTACATGAGAAAGGGATACCGGCACAGGGCTACAAGGAAGATGATCCAGAGCCAGGCTTAGGGAATAATGATGATGTCCCTTCGTTGGAAATGGGTACTGAGAACGGAGAGGAGGAAACAGTAGATATAAACAGTCATAGCAGTTCTTTCTATGAAAAAGAACTGCCATTACTAATAGGAGAGATAGAAATTGAAATAGACAGCCAAAAAGCCACCGGCAATGAAGATTCCATAATTCTACAGCATCCTGAG GCCATAGGAGACAATCTGGATGACTTTGCAACAGTGGGAATAAGACTGGAAGAAAGTAGTAatgggcaggaaaaaaaggaaaatatgatgGAAGCAGAAGACTTGCAGATCTCAGAAGTTGGGCATACTGCACTGTTAGATGATAAACTGGAAGAAATTGCTAATAGCCAGGAATTGACCAG AACTTGTGGCAATGATTCCAACATCTTTCTCCGAAAAAGGTTTCCTGATTCTTCTGAGATG GAAACCTCTGGTAAAAAGGATCAGAAGATGACAGAAATGGGTGAAAATCTATTGATCACTGG GATGAAAAAGGACATGGAAACGCATGAGATTGCAGCACCTCCTTGCCAGACTCCAAGCATTGAGCAATCAGAGCTATTCTACTTCATCATTTTCCTCTGGGTGCTTGTCTACTGCCTTTTAGTCCTTCCACAGCTTTTTAGCTTCAAAGTGTGA